The following proteins are encoded in a genomic region of Pyricularia oryzae 70-15 chromosome 6, whole genome shotgun sequence:
- a CDS encoding threonine synthase: protein MSSDGGFYLPEGTPKLSLSDLTKWKDLSFRDVALAIFSIFISPVEIPAEHLGQIVDASLAGFPNASFAPVTRVDQHHGLYLAELYHGPGGVHEGFGLKALGAFLDYFLEMENVSLVGQEKHHITVIDGVAGDVGFAASQAFRGRRNISLVSLQPSSETPSTDISENPHTSGTNVHVIGMKASSQDTKQIAWQLARESKPGCVQDLETLLCGSWPRTLAGIASYFFVYFQIARTVPSFKFGLDKVSFGIPTTDWDIIAAFVARRMGLPVERIIVATSQPDGPLDRLWATGRYESDSGAGNNSNNNNALSMTTTRKSGPLATNDEVSPPGQHAVQTEPEFLVSGHVERLFWFLAYDFVTMAGHDIMDAEWDRRQAGGEIQTWLRKLRSKGGFGPVYQDVLESGRRCFGCERTGRPQVQGTVAEVYQGCGGLVVDLGAAAAIKASIKSIKVEKMAGPRSQATVHVVLGLADPALKVEELEETLGGLARTQGVSTCLQKVLNRSRELEERRAAGRIDMHVVAENLDEVKAAVEAITWAALERAG, encoded by the exons ATGTCCTCGGACGGGGGTTTCTACCTGCCCGAGGGCACGCCCAAGCTCTCCCTATCGGACCTCACAAAATGGAAGGACCTTTCGTTTCGCGATGTCGCCCTGGCAATCTTTTCAATCTTTATTTCTCCGGTTGAGATACCCGCGGAGCACCTCGGCCAGATTGTCGACGCCAGCTTGGCGGGTTTCCCGAATGCGTCATTTGCGCCTGTGACCAGGGTTGACCAGCATCATGGACTGTACCTGGCGGAGCTTTACCACGGCCCGGGAGGTGTGCATGAGGGGTTCGGACTGAAGGCCTTGGGTGCATTCTTGGACTATTTTCTCGAAATGGAAAACGTGAGCCTAGTAGGCCAAG AAAAACATCATATCACTGTCATTGATGGGGTGGCTGGAGACGTTGGTTTTGCGGCTAGCCAGGCGTTTCGGGGAAGACGAAACATCTCGTTGGTGTCGCTTCAGCCGTCATCTGAGACGCCGTCCACGGATATCTCTGAAAATCCACATACTTCGGGTACCAATGTACATGTCATTGGTATGAAGGCCTCAAGTCAAGATACCAAG CAAATTGCTTGGCAGTTGGCTCGAGAGAGCAAGCCGGGTTGCGTGCAAGATCTTGAAACGCTGTTGTGCGGAAGCTGGCCTCGGACGCTTGCGGGAATAGCGTCATACTTCTTCGTTTATTTTCAAATTGCAAGAACAGTACCTTCGTTCAAGTTTGGGTTGGACAAGGTCAGCTTCGGCATACCTACCACCGACTGGGACATAATAGCAGCATTCGTTGCGCGAAGGATGGGCTTGCCGGTGGAGAGGATTATAGTTGCAACCTCGCAACCCGATGGTCCTCTAGACAGGCTCTGGGCGACTGGACGGTACGAGTCGGACTCGGGGGcgggcaacaacagcaacaacaacaacgcactgtcgatgacgacgactcgGAAAAGCGGACCTCTAGCTACGAACGACGAAGTTTCACCTCCGGGACAACACGCAGTCCAAACGGAGCCCGAATTCCTCGTCAGTGGTCACGTCGAGCGGCTGTTCTGGTTCCTCGCCTACGACTTCGTCACGATGGCCGGGCACGACATCATGGACGCGGAGTGGGATAGGCGGCAGGCTGGCGGGGAGATCCAGACGTGGCTGCGCAAACTGCGCTCCAAGGGCGGCTTTGGCCCTGTCTACCAAGACGTGCTGGAGAGCGGCAGACGCTGCTTCGGCTGCGAGCGCACAGGGCGCCCGCAGGTTCAAGGCACCGTCGCCGAGGTGTATCAAGGTTGCGGGGGCCTGGTCGTCGACCTCGGCGCCGCGGCAGCCATCAAGGCGTCCATAAAATCCATCAAGGTCGAGAAGATGGCCGGGCCTCGCTCTCAGGCTACGGTCCACGTGGTGTTGGGGCTGGCCGATCCGGCCCTCAAGGTTGAGGAGCTCGAGGAAACACTGGGCGGCCTGGCCAGGACGCAGGGCGTTTCGACGTGTCTGCAAAAGGTACTGAATAGGAGCAGGGAGCTGGAAGAGAGGCGTGCCGCGGGGCGGATAGACATGCATGTTGTCGCTGAGAACTTGGATGAGGTGAAGGCGGCGGTTGAAGCGATCACTTGGGCAGCTCTTGAGAGGGCTGGGTAA